The sequence below is a genomic window from Bacteroidales bacterium.
AAAGTGTCTTTGCAGTTTTTCGACATTTTTCCGCCATCGACAAGTGCGCCTTCCAGATTTGCAAAACTTATATCGGCTTCACGTAAATAAGTCTTAACATCTTCCAATAAGGGAGTGCAATCTTCATTAGGGGGTAAATATTTTCTATGAGGGTAGGCTGTTCCTAACATAATATCACCAACACCGACTATTTTTATTTCTTGTTTCTCGTTTGTATTTGTGTTATCAATCAATTGCTGATTTTGCGCCATCGAGATTTGGCTCAAAAGCAAGAGTAGGAGCAGATGGTGAACTTTAAAAATGTTGATAACTTTTGTTTTATTTTTCATTTAAAAATATTTATACAATTGATAGTCAGGTAAATATATTTTTGACTGAAATAACTATTGTTAATAACTCTTGTTGATAACTGCATTTATGTATTTCGATACCTGATTTTTTAAGCTTTATTTTTGTAATAGTACACTGAACTAGGTCTGATTTTAAGGCAGACAGAACAATAATAAGAAAATATTTCTCAATAACCATTTAATATTGTAAGGATAAATGAATTTCAACGATTTATTTTCCCCTCAATATATGGTTTTTTTAAGAGTTAGTTCTTTGAGCACAGTTTGTACAGAAACAATATAAGTAGATACATTTACGAATCAAATGCTGTCTATTAAAAGATAACAATTGGTAGGTAGTTGTAACGGAAGTAAATTCGTTATTAATAGAAGAGAAAAAAATGAAAAAATGAAAAGATATATCCCCTTAATAATTAGTGCCTTTTTTTTGGTTAGCTCTGTTATGGGAGAGCCTTTAGGTTTTGATACTAATGAGCCAACTAATAAAAAGCAGGAGACTAAAAAGACTAAAAAGCAGGAGGTTGTACTTGAAAAGATAGAAAAACCTAAAGTTTCTGGTTTTAAAAAGTCAGCCGAAATTACCAGTTTTCCTTGGACGGAAGGCTTTGAAAACGGAGGAAGTATCCCTGCAGAGTGGTCTCAGGTTTATGTTTCGGGTTCTAATTTGGATTGGACCTTTATTTCCGGAAATGGAGGTACAGAACCGGCTTCTGCTAACTCAGGAACATATAATGCTTGTTTAAAGGATAGCGATTCATCGAGTGATGAAACAAAATTAATCAGTCCGGCGCTTAATTTCTCCACTGCAGCCTCTGCTGAACTTACTTTTTATATGCATATGGAGAGACGTAGAGTTAGAAGAACAAATTATCAGGATGTACTTAAAGTTTATTATAAAACATCGGCTTCGTCTTCATGGACATTACTTGAATCGTATACACGAAGGGAGCGAAATTGGAGACAAAAAACGATAAGTTTACCAAATATTAGTTCGGAATATTATATTGCTTTTGAAGGAAATGCAAAAGCCGGATATGGAGTTGTTATTGATGATGTTGAAGTCACTATTGTTGCAGCACCAACTCCACCAACTCCAATTACAAGTTTTCCGTGGACTGAGGATTTTGAGGATGCAGGCGCTGCTCCATCTGATTGGACAGAGTCGGTTGTTTCAGGATCGGCCAATTGGGCATATTATGCCGGAAATGATGATTCTAATCCGAGTACAGCACATACCGGT
It includes:
- a CDS encoding CapA family protein, whose product is MKNKTKVINIFKVHHLLLLLLLSQISMAQNQQLIDNTNTNEKQEIKIVGVGDIMLGTAYPHRKYLPPNEDCTPLLEDVKTYLREADISFANLEGALVDGGKMSKNCKDT